One genomic segment of Chitinophaga sancti includes these proteins:
- a CDS encoding helix-turn-helix domain-containing protein, whose product MGCKIEEFQKEQKKRMRAVQDAMDVLNGKWKIAIISSICCYGKRRFSDILNDVDGISNRMLSKELKELELNELVKRTILNTQPITVQYELTEHGNTLQTTISNLADWGVVHRKKIVGK is encoded by the coding sequence ATGGGATGTAAAATAGAAGAGTTCCAAAAGGAACAAAAGAAAAGAATGAGAGCTGTTCAGGATGCAATGGACGTGCTCAACGGGAAATGGAAGATTGCTATTATTTCGTCTATTTGCTGTTATGGTAAAAGACGGTTTTCCGATATTTTGAATGATGTAGACGGAATTTCCAACAGAATGTTGAGCAAAGAATTAAAGGAATTAGAATTAAATGAGTTGGTAAAACGAACCATTTTAAACACACAACCCATAACGGTTCAATATGAACTTACGGAACATGGCAATACGCTACAAACCACTATCAGTAATCTTGCAGATTGGGGAGTAGTACACCGAAAGAAAATTGTCGGGAAATAA
- a CDS encoding glucose 1-dehydrogenase: MNRLKNKVAVITGGNSGIGFGIAREFKNEGAKGVIVGRNQETLDSSVAQLGDNFIAKNADVTNLADLERVFKETSERFGKIDVIVANAGGAVTGSAFGSVADIGEADYDKTMDLNLKSVYFTVHKALPYMNDGSSIILIASNAAHRAYPSFTLYGAAKAAVIHFAKGFSNDLLGRKIRANVISPGTTDTPVFDRFIPAEQLEAVKKYWADVMPIGRIGQPSDIGKTAVFLASDDSSFMLGAELLVDGGLSYLSK; the protein is encoded by the coding sequence ATGAATAGATTAAAAAATAAAGTAGCAGTTATTACAGGTGGTAATAGTGGCATTGGATTTGGCATTGCCCGGGAATTTAAAAATGAAGGTGCTAAAGGAGTCATTGTCGGCCGAAATCAGGAAACTTTAGATAGTTCTGTGGCTCAACTTGGAGATAATTTTATAGCCAAGAATGCCGATGTTACCAACCTTGCCGACCTGGAAAGAGTGTTTAAAGAAACATCTGAAAGATTTGGTAAAATAGATGTAATTGTGGCCAATGCAGGAGGTGCAGTTACAGGGTCAGCATTTGGTTCTGTAGCAGATATTGGTGAAGCTGACTACGACAAGACAATGGATTTAAATCTGAAAAGTGTTTACTTCACTGTTCATAAAGCACTACCTTATATGAATGATGGTAGTTCTATTATTCTTATCGCGTCAAATGCAGCACACCGGGCATATCCGTCCTTTACGCTTTATGGTGCTGCAAAAGCGGCTGTCATCCATTTTGCAAAGGGATTTTCAAACGACCTTTTAGGTAGAAAAATCAGAGCAAATGTAATATCACCAGGCACAACAGATACACCTGTATTTGACCGGTTTATTCCTGCAGAACAACTTGAAGCTGTAAAAAAATACTGGGCAGATGTAATGCCTATCGGCAGAATTGGGCAACCATCTGACATTGGCAAAACAGCTGTTTTCCTGGCTTCTGATGATTCTTCATTTATGCTTGGTGCTGAGCTCCTTGTTGATGGTGGTCTAAGCTATTTGTCTAAATAA
- a CDS encoding DUF4241 domain-containing protein, translating into MRDTQLSASATKEMEESYKNTWSWLMKEFDGHTIALLSSGWGDGFNAGYIGYDKEGKIGWLVTDFGMIGGGVK; encoded by the coding sequence TTGCGGGATACGCAATTATCGGCTTCGGCAACAAAGGAGATGGAGGAAAGTTATAAGAATACGTGGTCGTGGTTGATGAAGGAATTCGATGGGCATACGATTGCATTGCTTAGTTCCGGATGGGGAGATGGGTTTAATGCGGGTTATATTGGGTATGATAAAGAGGGGAAGATAGGCTGGTTGGTGACGGATTTTGGAATGATTGGAGGAGGCGTAAAATGA
- a CDS encoding zeta toxin family protein → MGRYARLLLDINQVDHFLTTVLEFEPEEDERDIAFKIVSSEKALIDYDNPGVHTLMYDNYRDRNYKTEAARWALRKQIIDELITMVRLDDDDEICLGKGGALPTTGVWAEKKAFLIIGLPASGKSGISNMIADKNHAIIIDSDYAKRKLPEFHKLPWGASLVHLESRQITSGFRDNPKKIKPLQTLSIEKGYNIVIPSIGNNAEKLTRTAEDLKRVGYEVHLTLAALPKRQATIRALRRYNQSGRYVPLGMIFDDLGNDPSLTYYFLRCQRNDLFKSFGAISTDVELGQPYVTVNLEGDNPAAMFRFEIINLN, encoded by the coding sequence ATGGGTAGATACGCAAGGTTACTCTTAGATATTAATCAGGTGGATCATTTTCTTACTACTGTGTTGGAGTTTGAACCGGAAGAAGATGAAAGAGATATTGCTTTTAAAATTGTGAGCAGTGAGAAGGCATTGATTGACTATGATAATCCAGGGGTACATACATTGATGTACGATAATTATCGTGATCGGAATTATAAAACGGAGGCGGCAAGGTGGGCGCTAAGGAAGCAAATTATTGATGAATTGATAACGATGGTAAGGCTGGATGATGATGATGAGATATGTTTGGGGAAAGGTGGTGCTTTGCCTACGACGGGGGTATGGGCAGAAAAGAAGGCGTTTCTTATCATTGGGTTGCCGGCTTCAGGGAAATCAGGGATTAGTAATATGATTGCGGATAAAAATCATGCGATCATTATTGATTCGGATTATGCGAAGAGGAAGTTGCCTGAGTTTCATAAATTACCATGGGGGGCGTCGCTTGTGCATCTTGAATCCAGACAAATCACATCTGGGTTTCGGGATAATCCTAAGAAAATTAAACCATTGCAAACCTTATCAATTGAGAAAGGTTACAATATCGTTATACCCTCAATAGGTAATAATGCAGAAAAACTCACCAGAACAGCCGAAGACCTAAAAAGGGTAGGTTATGAGGTGCATCTTACACTAGCCGCTCTGCCTAAACGCCAGGCTACAATTCGGGCTCTCAGGAGATATAACCAGTCAGGACGTTATGTACCGTTAGGTATGATCTTCGACGATTTAGGAAATGATCCGAGTTTGACATATTATTTCCTAAGATGCCAGAGGAATGATCTATTTAAAAGTTTCGGAGCTATTTCCACAGATGTCGAATTGGGACAACCATATGTTACCGTTAATCTGGAAGGAGATAATCCTGCAGCCATGTTCAGATTCGAAATAATAAACTTAAACTAA
- a CDS encoding DUF3307 domain-containing protein → MILLLQFFLAHILGDFFLQSSKWLASKELKKWRSPYLYVHVFIHFILIILVTWDLGLWGVALVISILHLLIDAIKLQYQKPTTQRAWFFIDQLAHLVVLFCVWSFHEKVSWSYIAIATPGTLIISTAILFVLKPASLITKFAISKWAPGVSTNSSSHTIGVLESLKNAGEWIGFLERLLILIFILLGKWEGVGFLLAAKSVFRFGDLKEPKETKLTEYVVIGTFLSFFIAILTGIITSQLLTML, encoded by the coding sequence ATGATCTTGCTACTTCAATTCTTTTTAGCTCATATTCTTGGCGACTTTTTTTTGCAAAGCAGCAAATGGTTGGCCAGTAAAGAGTTAAAGAAATGGCGTTCTCCCTATTTATACGTCCACGTATTCATACATTTTATACTTATTATATTAGTGACCTGGGATTTGGGTTTGTGGGGAGTGGCATTAGTAATTAGCATTTTGCACTTACTTATTGATGCGATAAAATTGCAATATCAAAAGCCCACTACCCAGAGAGCATGGTTTTTTATAGATCAACTCGCGCATTTAGTCGTTTTATTTTGCGTATGGTCTTTCCATGAAAAAGTATCGTGGAGTTATATTGCTATAGCTACCCCTGGAACACTTATAATTAGTACCGCTATTCTATTCGTATTAAAACCAGCATCCCTCATTACCAAATTTGCAATCTCAAAATGGGCACCAGGTGTTAGTACCAATTCCAGTTCACACACAATTGGCGTACTTGAATCTTTAAAAAATGCAGGTGAATGGATTGGGTTTCTTGAAAGGCTATTGATTCTGATCTTCATCCTATTAGGAAAATGGGAAGGAGTTGGTTTTTTACTAGCGGCAAAATCTGTATTCAGATTTGGTGATTTAAAAGAACCCAAAGAAACAAAACTCACTGAATATGTAGTAATCGGAACATTCCTTAGCTTTTTTATTGCTATTCTAACAGGAATTATCACCAGCCAATTACTAACGATGCTTTAA